Proteins encoded by one window of Kribbella italica:
- a CDS encoding FCD domain-containing protein codes for MTNYIEPLAQESTPSIIADKLRKAIGHGELKPGTQLGEADLARKLGVSRGPLREGMQRLTQEGLLVAIRNRGLFVVDMTPDDVRDMYLAREAVERAAARKILQGGYAAAGQTLIDIVTEMAAAWTPAAVGELDIEFHETLVRLAASPRLARMHQTFITETRMCIHALEETYSASEVRIEEHLALATAIQQGDASLTDQLLVAHMDDAITRLTNR; via the coding sequence GTGACGAACTACATCGAACCGCTGGCCCAGGAGTCGACGCCGAGCATCATTGCCGACAAACTCCGCAAGGCCATCGGTCACGGGGAGCTCAAGCCGGGCACTCAGCTCGGTGAGGCCGACCTCGCGCGCAAGCTCGGGGTCAGCCGGGGCCCGCTGCGTGAGGGCATGCAGCGGCTGACCCAGGAGGGGCTGCTGGTCGCGATCCGCAACCGCGGCCTGTTCGTGGTGGACATGACCCCGGACGACGTCCGCGACATGTACCTCGCGCGGGAAGCGGTCGAGCGCGCGGCGGCCCGGAAGATCCTCCAGGGCGGATACGCGGCGGCCGGCCAGACGTTGATCGACATCGTCACCGAGATGGCCGCGGCCTGGACCCCGGCCGCGGTGGGCGAGCTGGACATCGAGTTCCACGAAACCCTCGTCCGGCTCGCCGCGAGCCCACGGCTGGCCCGGATGCACCAGACGTTCATCACCGAGACCCGGATGTGCATCCACGCCCTCGAGGAGACGTACTCGGCCTCGGAGGTCCGTATCGAAGAGCACCTCGCGCTCGCCACGGCCATCCAGCAAGGCGACGCGTCACTGACCGACCAACTCCTGGTCGCCCACATGGACGACGCCATCACCCGCCTCACCAACCGCTGA
- a CDS encoding TRM11 family SAM-dependent methyltransferase: MLLDRPVQDQIVLTTVGGAEDLLTGPDITDRTDGAVTCRIDGSLRPLHGTRLYLTAAVPLADEAAVLRSADTGVLSALDEPVRFRIAPGTPDARALWDVLVDKLGWSENTSDWAVNFVADPSDGGRWLGEIGPLHWSRNYPQLERLPWSTKPVVAEVMVRLAKVGTEHHIFDPFCGTGTILLAAHPFAYGRLVGSDRDEKAIELARENVARAGITAELSVGQAEKSSLASGSIDRVITNLPFGKLVGSHGDNAKLYPAVLKEIARVLRPDGRAVLLTEDKRLLKDSVARTPEVKIVRERLLKYSGASPTVFVLSGTRRRQTRR; the protein is encoded by the coding sequence TTGCTGTTGGATCGGCCCGTTCAGGACCAGATCGTGCTCACCACGGTCGGCGGTGCCGAGGACCTGCTCACCGGACCCGACATCACCGACCGCACCGACGGGGCTGTCACCTGCCGGATCGACGGCTCGCTGCGGCCGTTGCACGGCACGCGGCTCTACCTGACGGCCGCCGTACCGCTGGCCGACGAAGCCGCCGTACTGCGGTCGGCCGACACCGGCGTACTGTCCGCGCTGGACGAGCCGGTCCGGTTCCGGATCGCACCCGGTACGCCGGACGCCCGCGCGCTGTGGGACGTGCTGGTCGACAAACTCGGGTGGTCGGAGAACACGTCGGACTGGGCGGTGAACTTCGTCGCGGACCCCTCCGACGGCGGCCGCTGGCTCGGCGAGATCGGGCCGCTGCACTGGTCGCGGAACTACCCGCAGCTGGAGCGCCTGCCCTGGTCGACCAAGCCGGTGGTCGCGGAGGTGATGGTCCGGCTGGCGAAGGTCGGGACCGAGCACCACATCTTCGACCCGTTCTGCGGGACCGGGACGATCCTGCTCGCGGCGCACCCGTTCGCGTACGGGCGACTGGTCGGCTCGGACCGTGACGAGAAGGCGATCGAGCTCGCCCGCGAGAACGTGGCCCGCGCGGGGATCACGGCGGAGCTGTCGGTCGGCCAGGCGGAGAAGTCGTCGCTCGCCTCGGGGAGCATTGACCGGGTGATCACGAACCTGCCGTTCGGCAAGCTGGTCGGGAGCCATGGCGACAACGCGAAGCTCTACCCGGCGGTGCTGAAAGAGATCGCCCGGGTACTGCGGCCGGACGGTCGCGCCGTCCTGCTGACCGAGGACAAACGGCTACTGAAGGACTCGGTCGCGCGGACACCCGAGGTGAAGATCGTCCGCGAACGCCTCCTGAAGTACTCCGGCGCCAGCCCGACGGTCTTCGTGCTGTCGGGTACGCGCCGTCGCCAGACTCGGCGATGA
- a CDS encoding maleate cis-trans isomerase, whose amino-acid sequence MVTVGLLYPGHSAEDDYPALEARLDGSVRLPVVITSVGEDAHRVDALLDLGRAERLADGASELAAAAPDAVMWACTSGSFVFGPEGARNQASGVAQALGVPASSTSIAFVDALKHLGLTKVAVAASYPEDVAKHFVRFLTAGGAEVVSMGSHGIITAAEVGTLAPDQVVAMVKAADHPDAEAVLVPDTAMHTLQIIDQLEAAVGKPVLTANQVTVWKGLHLLGPVPSFPGLGTLFGAQK is encoded by the coding sequence ATGGTGACTGTAGGCCTGCTCTATCCAGGGCACAGCGCGGAGGACGACTACCCCGCGCTAGAGGCGCGACTCGACGGCTCGGTCCGGCTGCCGGTGGTGATCACCTCGGTCGGCGAGGACGCGCACCGGGTCGACGCGCTGCTGGATCTCGGGCGGGCCGAACGCCTGGCCGACGGAGCGAGCGAGCTGGCGGCCGCCGCCCCGGACGCGGTCATGTGGGCCTGCACGTCGGGCAGTTTCGTGTTCGGCCCCGAGGGCGCGCGGAACCAGGCCTCCGGCGTGGCCCAGGCGCTCGGCGTACCGGCGTCGTCGACGTCGATCGCGTTCGTCGACGCACTGAAGCACCTCGGGCTGACCAAGGTCGCGGTCGCCGCGTCGTACCCGGAGGACGTCGCCAAGCACTTCGTCCGGTTCCTCACCGCGGGCGGGGCCGAGGTCGTGTCGATGGGCAGCCACGGGATCATCACCGCCGCCGAGGTCGGCACGCTCGCGCCGGACCAGGTGGTCGCGATGGTCAAGGCGGCCGACCACCCTGACGCGGAGGCCGTGCTGGTGCCGGACACCGCGATGCACACCTTGCAGATTATCGACCAGCTGGAGGCAGCCGTCGGCAAGCCGGTCCTGACCGCCAACCAGGTGACGGTCTGGAAGGGTTTGCACCTGCTCGGCCCGGTACCGTCGTTCCCAGGATTGGGAACTCTCTTTGGAGCACAGAAGTGA
- a CDS encoding NAD-dependent succinate-semialdehyde dehydrogenase, whose product MTELDMIRQDEQAGSGEGSGKGSSEGSGRGSSEGSGRGSSEGSGRGSSEGSGRGSSEGSGDGSGGGPGKGSGRGSGEATGSGSDEARVVDAVHKRLYVGGQWRDAAGGATFDVLDPSTGEKLCAVADATPADGRAALDAAVAAQKSFAATSPRERADLLTAAFELLHDRIDDLALLMTLEMGKPLAEARGEITYAAEFFRHFAGEAVRIDGGYQTAPAGGARFLVARQPVGPCLLITPWNFPMAMGTRKLGPAIAAGCTSVIKPAHQTPLSMLALMDILAEAGVPAGVVNCVTAMDAGGVMEPLIRSGDARKLSFTGSTKVGRALLEQCAEKVLRTSLELGGNAPFVVFEDADLDEAVDGAIAAKMRNMGEACTAANRIYVHASVIDEFGRRLADRMGALTVGRGTGDGVQVGPLIDAAALAKVESLVADAVDRGASVLTGGSVAEGNGYFYPPTVLTGVPRDARMADQEIFGPVAPLTPFESEDEVVAAANDTEYGLVSYVYTNDLRRALRVAEALETGMVGLNQGVVSNPAAPFGGIKQSGLGREGGPNGIDEFLETKYIGIALK is encoded by the coding sequence ATGACCGAGCTGGACATGATTCGGCAGGACGAGCAGGCGGGTTCGGGCGAGGGCTCGGGCAAGGGTTCGAGCGAGGGCTCGGGCAGGGGGTCGAGCGAGGGCTCGGGCAGGGGGTCGAGCGAGGGCTCGGGCAGGGGGTCGAGCGAGGGCTCGGGCAGGGGGTCCAGCGAGGGTTCGGGCGACGGTTCGGGCGGGGGGCCGGGCAAGGGCTCGGGCAGGGGTTCGGGCGAGGCCACGGGTTCGGGCTCGGACGAGGCGCGGGTCGTCGACGCCGTCCACAAACGCCTGTACGTCGGCGGGCAGTGGCGCGACGCGGCCGGCGGCGCGACGTTCGACGTACTCGATCCGTCGACCGGCGAGAAGCTGTGCGCGGTCGCCGACGCGACTCCGGCCGACGGCCGGGCCGCGCTGGACGCCGCGGTCGCCGCGCAGAAGTCGTTCGCCGCGACCTCGCCGCGCGAGCGGGCCGACCTGCTCACCGCCGCGTTCGAGCTGCTGCACGATCGGATCGACGACCTCGCGCTGCTGATGACGCTGGAGATGGGCAAGCCGCTGGCCGAGGCGCGCGGCGAGATCACATACGCCGCCGAGTTCTTCCGGCACTTCGCGGGCGAGGCCGTCCGGATCGACGGCGGCTACCAGACCGCACCGGCCGGGGGAGCGCGGTTCCTGGTCGCCCGGCAGCCGGTCGGGCCGTGCCTGCTGATCACGCCCTGGAACTTCCCGATGGCGATGGGCACCCGCAAGCTCGGACCGGCGATCGCGGCCGGGTGCACCAGCGTCATCAAGCCGGCGCACCAGACGCCGCTGTCGATGCTCGCGCTGATGGACATCCTCGCCGAGGCCGGCGTACCGGCCGGCGTGGTCAACTGCGTCACCGCGATGGACGCGGGCGGCGTGATGGAGCCGCTGATCCGCTCCGGCGACGCGCGCAAGCTGTCGTTCACCGGGTCGACCAAGGTCGGCCGGGCGCTGCTGGAGCAGTGCGCCGAGAAGGTGCTGCGGACATCCCTCGAGCTCGGCGGCAACGCGCCGTTCGTGGTGTTCGAGGACGCCGACCTGGACGAGGCGGTCGACGGCGCGATCGCGGCCAAGATGCGCAACATGGGCGAGGCCTGTACGGCGGCCAACCGGATCTACGTGCACGCCTCGGTGATCGACGAGTTCGGTCGCCGGCTGGCCGATCGGATGGGTGCCCTGACGGTCGGCCGGGGGACCGGTGACGGTGTCCAGGTCGGCCCGCTGATCGACGCGGCGGCGCTGGCCAAGGTCGAGTCGCTGGTCGCCGACGCGGTCGATCGGGGCGCGTCCGTGCTGACCGGAGGATCGGTTGCTGAGGGCAACGGGTATTTCTACCCGCCGACCGTGCTCACCGGCGTACCGCGGGACGCCCGGATGGCCGATCAGGAGATCTTCGGTCCGGTGGCGCCGCTGACGCCGTTCGAGAGCGAGGACGAGGTGGTCGCCGCGGCGAACGACACGGAGTACGGGCTGGTCTCTTACGTCTACACGAACGACCTGCGCCGGGCCCTGCGGGTCGCCGAGGCGCTGGAGACCGGGATGGTCGGGCTGAACCAGGGCGTCGTGTCCAACCCGGCCGCGCCGTTCGGCGGCATCAAGCAGTCGGGCCTCGGCCGCGAGGGAGGGCCGAACGGCATCGACGAGTTCCTGGAGACGAAGTACATCGGGATCGCCCTGAAGTAG